The proteins below are encoded in one region of Sphingobacterium sp. R2:
- a CDS encoding outer membrane beta-barrel family protein, which produces MKRFFYLLLLNLLIASFACAQVKVTGKVQLENNAPLASATVYLMSAKMDVMLKTGVTDDNGKYQFSDITPGRYYVNIKMVGYISHKSNVFDIGRSDYNAPIILLNTDTRKLQEVAVEGKRPMVESKPGKLVLNVDNSPLAAGNNALDIVQRAPGVSLDNNNNLQLMGQSGVSVTIDGRQTYMSGEQLLNFLKSTDGNQIKSVEVITARAAKDDAEGAVGTINIVLKKNRMEGFNGTFNMTAGRGEKFRGNSSLLLNYKKNNTTLFGSYAYSDEKSYRKLLLDRIIQNEGIKTYFNQRSLLNEKERNHSYRFGIEQKTSARNTVTVQFNGSNNVEYNDNDSKTNVGKSFTTLDSLLISTSAFKELFDRYSANLNNEFRIDSNGRKLTLDLDWSKFNSSKRVSYNNQYFDGQMDAITPEEIQRSRMPIGIDIYVAKLDYEQPLSKVSKIEMGAKYSNVMSDNDLTFEDFLNNSWINNEKRTNHFVYKEQIAAAYIDYNNTIGKWGMKVGVRGEYTFSDGNSLTLNKQVKRNYFKLFPNANLTYTLHANHIFSLGYARKITRPNYRQLNPFDYFIDKLTFERGNPYLNPQYSNEFTFNYTLMQRYNVTLGINDVRDAIVESMGQDSVLKQTWVIRENLGKNLTAYLNLNIPVTVSTIWSMNNNVTGIYFNFDGMVGGRPLKRKSFLLQATSMHNLKLTKSLSANVNLRYFSPFKYNVYDMESRWDMEVGATKTFKDQRSSLKFAVTDVFNTGNQNLKTNFGDFDSSIRQYQDRRVLRLTYSYKFGNLKNNYRKKDTSNEEKERAQ; this is translated from the coding sequence ATGAAAAGATTTTTTTACCTCTTACTCTTAAATTTATTGATTGCTTCCTTCGCCTGTGCGCAAGTTAAAGTCACAGGGAAAGTACAGCTGGAAAACAACGCGCCTTTGGCTTCTGCAACGGTTTACCTCATGAGCGCCAAGATGGACGTTATGTTGAAAACAGGGGTTACAGATGATAATGGAAAATACCAATTTTCAGATATAACACCTGGACGTTATTATGTCAACATCAAGATGGTCGGGTATATAAGCCATAAAAGTAATGTTTTTGATATTGGTAGGTCAGATTACAATGCTCCGATAATTCTGTTGAACACCGATACACGAAAACTGCAGGAAGTTGCTGTTGAAGGTAAGCGGCCGATGGTTGAAAGCAAGCCCGGTAAATTGGTCCTAAATGTGGATAATTCTCCCTTGGCAGCAGGTAATAATGCCCTAGATATTGTGCAACGAGCTCCAGGAGTAAGTTTGGATAACAACAATAATTTACAGTTGATGGGCCAATCTGGTGTGTCCGTTACTATCGATGGACGGCAGACCTATATGTCGGGTGAACAGTTGTTGAATTTTTTGAAAAGTACAGACGGCAATCAGATTAAGTCAGTCGAAGTCATAACCGCTCGCGCAGCTAAGGATGATGCTGAGGGGGCAGTAGGAACTATAAATATCGTTCTAAAAAAAAATCGGATGGAAGGGTTTAACGGCACCTTTAACATGACGGCAGGGAGGGGAGAAAAATTCAGAGGGAATAGCTCTTTGTTGTTAAACTACAAAAAGAACAATACAACCCTATTCGGATCGTATGCCTATTCCGATGAAAAAAGCTACCGGAAGCTTCTGCTCGACCGTATCATACAGAATGAAGGAATAAAGACTTATTTCAATCAACGGTCGCTATTAAACGAAAAGGAAAGAAACCATTCTTATCGTTTTGGGATAGAGCAAAAGACATCAGCTAGAAACACAGTCACGGTACAGTTTAATGGATCAAATAATGTCGAATACAATGATAACGATAGTAAAACCAATGTGGGAAAATCTTTTACAACATTGGATTCCCTTTTGATTTCCACGTCTGCATTCAAAGAATTATTTGATCGTTACTCTGCTAATTTGAACAACGAGTTTCGAATTGATTCTAATGGACGAAAACTCACGCTCGACCTGGATTGGAGTAAATTCAATAGCAGTAAACGTGTTAGTTACAATAATCAATATTTTGATGGTCAGATGGACGCAATTACGCCTGAAGAGATCCAACGAAGTAGAATGCCCATCGGAATTGATATTTATGTCGCCAAACTGGATTATGAACAACCACTATCTAAGGTCTCCAAGATTGAAATGGGAGCTAAATACTCCAATGTTATGTCGGATAACGATTTAACTTTTGAAGATTTTTTGAATAATTCTTGGATTAACAATGAAAAGCGTACAAATCATTTTGTGTATAAAGAGCAGATTGCCGCGGCATACATAGACTATAACAATACGATTGGAAAATGGGGAATGAAGGTAGGAGTGAGAGGGGAATATACGTTTTCCGACGGAAATTCATTAACATTAAATAAGCAGGTGAAACGGAATTACTTTAAGCTTTTTCCGAATGCAAACCTAACGTATACCCTCCATGCAAACCACATTTTTTCCTTGGGTTATGCGAGGAAAATCACCCGCCCGAATTACCGTCAGCTCAATCCTTTTGATTATTTCATTGATAAATTAACCTTTGAGCGTGGTAATCCGTATCTAAATCCGCAATATTCCAATGAATTTACCTTCAATTATACGTTGATGCAGCGTTATAATGTGACATTGGGTATTAACGATGTAAGGGACGCTATTGTAGAAAGCATGGGACAAGATTCGGTACTGAAACAAACTTGGGTTATACGTGAAAATTTAGGTAAAAATTTAACGGCTTATCTGAATCTCAACATTCCGGTTACAGTATCCACTATTTGGAGCATGAATAACAATGTTACAGGTATCTATTTTAACTTTGATGGTATGGTGGGCGGTCGTCCACTAAAAAGAAAATCTTTTCTTTTGCAAGCTACATCCATGCACAATCTTAAGCTAACAAAAAGTCTGTCGGCGAATGTCAACTTAAGGTATTTCTCTCCTTTCAAATATAATGTCTACGACATGGAGAGCCGTTGGGATATGGAAGTTGGAGCGACAAAAACATTTAAAGATCAACGAAGTTCATTAAAGTTCGCTGTGACCGATGTGTTTAATACAGGCAATCAGAATCTGAAAACTAATTTTGGAGATTTTGACTCCAGTATTAGGCAATACCAAGACCGGCGTGTGCTGCGACTGACCTATTCCTATAAATTTGGAAATTTAAAAAATAACTACCGTAAGAAAGATACAAGTAACGAAGAGAAGGAAAGGGCGCAATAG